A genomic stretch from Desulfotignum balticum DSM 7044 includes:
- a CDS encoding ATP-binding protein, with protein sequence MSGKPIIVTKKQPFTTYLVMRIFPLLLLVVLFFTWLAYDRNRRYHVQMETQRLHAEAVQILHSTTSRFEDIRRQAAFLADNGLIINSLVDVKMRSQVLPVFFQSLNVQGLPAGMGTLALLDYKGRVVASNRFMKDRSEVAAWIDDPREEAEYRRIDDTGLTLYRVVALYGPGSREGAVAIRLTFEETAGLVGLENFQDRVSITTGFGSQTFDFMVHEQPPEHRLIQGHIKGAQGSWVREVRVSSDERQVMSKAKRSFFMDLAVVAGGMFVLAVLLFYGVKNAVRPLGTMSAALGQIVGHDDLATRIDINGPTEIEHLSTHINQMLDRLGESTRSVEELYAAAQNQRILLDTIPVQIWYLTTDDTYGLVNQAHADFIGKHPKDIAYKNLYELFPEAIADARRAGNHEVFESARQIVFEEWVIGPTGENRLLTITKTPRLRKNGTVEFVVCSAVDITEQRQVETDLKEERARLNAIIDGTCTGTWEWNVQTGEGAVNERCIEMFGYTPEELGPISIDLWRKHVHPDDLKQVEDSTESHFKGEVPLSSSEYRIKHKEGYWVWVLDRGRVSAWTDDGQPLKMFGIFLDITDRKTTEELLKKARDEAEAANRAKSSFLSSMSHEIRTPLGAILGFGDLLARDATLSPDQTEKVNTIIRSGRHLLDLINDILDMSRIEAGRVTIQTTEFSLVNLLDEVAEMFHLQVAAKGLQWQLEKPDRIPDLVSGDDARLRQVLINLVGNAVKFTESGKITVRVSMQADLEDPDRLCLIMEVEDTGPGIDQTDLAHIFEPFEQGREIRDIGGTGLGLPISRRLVEMMGGRMTVESSKGSGSCFRFHVPVKPVAAKMKLKKTPSQIPIGLAHGTDLKRILVVDDLKVNRILLTSILTPLGFDIRTAQNGEQALEIAAAWSPHAVFMDIRMPVMDGYEAIRRLKADETTAHIPVIAITAIMFDEDKKKIFDVGSDNFIGKPFKLEEVFEVLKKVLQLEYVYADNESRDIDAGKSKTKKEHIQLTAEDMARLPDELILAIQNAVEIGDVQEMEKLRPKIQTIDAGVASKINTLVKRYDYDAILQVIPQ encoded by the coding sequence ATGTCAGGTAAGCCTATCATCGTGACGAAAAAACAGCCATTTACAACCTATCTGGTCATGCGTATCTTCCCGCTGTTGCTGCTGGTGGTCCTGTTCTTCACCTGGCTGGCCTATGATCGGAACCGGCGTTACCATGTGCAGATGGAAACACAGCGCCTGCATGCTGAGGCGGTACAGATTCTTCACTCCACAACGTCTCGTTTCGAGGACATCAGACGGCAGGCCGCCTTTCTGGCGGACAACGGTTTGATCATCAACAGCCTGGTGGATGTCAAAATGCGCAGCCAGGTGCTGCCGGTTTTTTTTCAGTCCCTGAATGTCCAAGGTTTGCCTGCCGGTATGGGGACCCTGGCCCTGCTGGACTACAAAGGCAGGGTGGTGGCCTCGAACCGGTTCATGAAAGATAGGTCGGAGGTGGCTGCCTGGATAGATGACCCCCGGGAAGAAGCGGAATATCGGAGAATCGATGATACCGGATTGACCCTGTACCGGGTGGTGGCGTTGTACGGCCCCGGGTCCCGGGAAGGGGCTGTGGCAATACGGCTCACTTTTGAAGAGACAGCCGGTCTGGTGGGCCTGGAGAATTTTCAGGACAGGGTGTCCATCACCACGGGTTTTGGCAGTCAGACATTCGATTTTATGGTTCATGAACAGCCTCCTGAACACCGGTTGATTCAGGGCCATATCAAAGGGGCACAGGGCAGCTGGGTCCGGGAGGTGAGGGTTTCGTCCGATGAAAGGCAGGTGATGTCAAAGGCCAAACGGTCCTTTTTCATGGATCTTGCCGTGGTGGCAGGGGGGATGTTTGTCCTGGCCGTCCTGCTTTTTTATGGGGTGAAAAATGCGGTCCGGCCGCTGGGAACCATGTCCGCCGCCCTCGGGCAGATTGTGGGACACGATGATTTAGCCACACGCATCGATATCAACGGTCCGACAGAAATTGAGCACCTGTCAACCCATATCAATCAGATGCTGGACCGCCTCGGGGAGAGCACCCGTTCCGTGGAAGAACTCTATGCCGCAGCTCAGAACCAGCGGATTCTCCTGGATACTATTCCGGTTCAGATCTGGTATCTGACCACGGATGACACCTATGGTCTGGTGAACCAGGCCCATGCTGATTTTATCGGTAAACATCCCAAAGATATCGCTTATAAAAATCTTTATGAGCTTTTCCCTGAAGCGATTGCAGATGCTCGCCGGGCCGGCAATCATGAAGTATTTGAATCGGCCAGACAGATCGTTTTCGAGGAATGGGTGATTGGTCCAACCGGTGAAAACCGGCTTTTAACCATCACAAAAACACCCAGACTCCGCAAGAACGGCACGGTTGAGTTTGTGGTCTGTTCTGCCGTGGATATCACCGAACAAAGACAGGTGGAGACCGATCTGAAAGAGGAACGGGCCAGACTGAACGCCATTATCGACGGAACCTGCACAGGCACATGGGAATGGAATGTCCAGACCGGGGAAGGAGCTGTCAATGAGCGCTGTATCGAGATGTTCGGCTACACTCCCGAAGAGCTCGGACCGATATCCATTGACCTCTGGCGGAAACATGTGCATCCGGATGATCTCAAACAAGTTGAAGATTCGACTGAAAGCCATTTTAAAGGTGAAGTGCCTCTCAGTTCTTCTGAATACCGTATAAAACACAAAGAGGGGTACTGGGTATGGGTGCTGGACAGAGGGCGGGTATCGGCATGGACAGATGACGGTCAACCATTGAAAATGTTCGGCATTTTTCTGGATATCACAGATCGTAAAACAACGGAAGAATTGTTGAAAAAGGCCAGAGATGAAGCGGAAGCCGCCAACCGGGCCAAAAGCTCCTTTCTGTCCAGCATGAGTCACGAGATCCGTACACCCTTGGGTGCCATTCTGGGGTTCGGTGATTTGCTGGCCAGGGATGCCACCCTTTCACCGGATCAGACGGAAAAGGTAAACACTATCATTCGCAGCGGCCGTCACCTGCTGGATTTGATCAATGATATCCTGGATATGTCCAGAATCGAGGCCGGCCGGGTGACGATACAGACAACTGAATTCAGTCTTGTGAACCTGCTGGATGAAGTGGCAGAGATGTTCCATTTACAGGTGGCGGCCAAAGGCTTGCAGTGGCAGTTGGAAAAGCCGGACCGGATACCGGATCTTGTCTCAGGTGACGATGCCAGGCTGCGGCAGGTGCTGATCAACCTGGTGGGCAATGCCGTCAAGTTTACAGAATCCGGGAAAATAACCGTGCGGGTCAGCATGCAAGCAGATCTGGAAGATCCGGACCGGTTGTGTCTGATAATGGAAGTCGAAGATACCGGCCCCGGGATTGACCAGACAGACCTGGCGCATATCTTTGAGCCGTTTGAACAGGGCAGGGAAATTCGTGATATCGGTGGCACCGGGCTGGGACTGCCCATCAGCCGGCGCCTGGTGGAGATGATGGGTGGACGGATGACAGTGGAAAGCAGTAAAGGCAGCGGTTCCTGTTTCCGTTTTCATGTGCCGGTGAAACCCGTTGCCGCCAAGATGAAACTAAAGAAAACCCCGTCACAGATTCCCATCGGGCTGGCTCATGGAACGGACTTGAAGCGCATTCTGGTGGTGGACGATTTGAAAGTCAACCGAATCCTGTTGACGTCCATACTCACACCTTTGGGGTTCGATATCCGCACGGCCCAAAATGGTGAGCAGGCACTGGAAATCGCGGCGGCATGGTCTCCCCATGCGGTGTTCATGGACATCCGCATGCCGGTCATGGACGGGTATGAGGCGATCCGCCGTCTCAAGGCGGATGAGACCACGGCGCACATTCCCGTCATCGCCATCACTGCGATTATGTTTGACGAAGATAAGAAAAAAATTTTTGACGTCGGTTCGGACAATTTCATCGGCAAGCCGTTTAAGCTGGAAGAGGTGTTTGAAGTGCTCAAAAAAGTGCTTCAACTGGAGTATGTGTATGCTGATAATGAAAGTAGAGACATAGATGCCGGCAAATCAAAAACAAAAAAAGAGCATATCCAGTTAACCGCAGAGGATATGGCCCGGCTGCCGGATGAATTGATTCTGGCCATACAAAACGCAGTGGAGATCGGTGATGTCCAGGAAATGGAAAAACTGAGGCCGAAGATACAGACGATTGATGCCGGGGTGGCCAGCAAAATCAATACCCTTGTCAAACGGTATGACTATGATGCCATTCTCCAGGTGATACCGCAATGA
- a CDS encoding hybrid sensor histidine kinase/response regulator encodes MNCEHRKPVIMIVDDQPLNLRLFQEIVSNEGYRVLMFSSGPAALRALAKVMPDVILLDIMMPEMDGFDVCRHLKADDRLNRIPVIFISALNDTSNKVRALAEGGVDYVTKPFNAGEVLARIRTHLRIRQQQVQIETQKQQLQESFGRLRELETLRDNLVHMVAHDMRSPLLAVTGYARMILSDLEGAGHDRPAQDAQTILDLCSTLQKMISTLLDISRLEACQMPLNIQPGDAGELISRVVTALGVLADDDAAVVWHPPEEKMTALFDEEITRRILENLLVNAFNFAGKEARVRISAVSAETAIKIMVTDNGPGIAPEHQGHVFEKFSQAPAGQDDAGHSTGLGLAFCKLAMEAQGGEIGVKSEVGKGSTFWFTLPHP; translated from the coding sequence ATGAACTGTGAACACCGGAAACCGGTCATCATGATCGTGGATGATCAGCCCCTCAACCTGAGGTTGTTCCAGGAAATCGTCAGTAACGAAGGGTACCGGGTTTTGATGTTTTCCAGCGGTCCGGCAGCTCTGAGGGCACTGGCAAAAGTGATGCCGGATGTGATCCTTCTGGATATCATGATGCCGGAGATGGACGGATTTGATGTCTGCCGACACTTGAAGGCGGATGATCGGCTGAACCGGATTCCGGTGATATTCATCAGTGCCCTGAACGATACCTCAAACAAGGTCAGGGCCCTGGCCGAAGGGGGGGTGGATTATGTGACCAAGCCCTTCAATGCCGGGGAAGTCCTGGCAAGAATAAGAACCCACCTGCGCATCCGTCAGCAGCAGGTTCAGATTGAAACCCAGAAACAGCAGCTTCAGGAAAGTTTCGGTCGGCTCCGTGAACTGGAAACGCTGCGGGACAACCTGGTGCACATGGTGGCCCATGACATGCGTTCGCCGCTGCTGGCGGTGACCGGCTATGCCCGGATGATCCTGTCGGACCTGGAGGGGGCCGGCCATGACAGACCGGCGCAAGATGCACAAACCATTCTCGATCTGTGCAGTACATTGCAGAAAATGATTTCCACCCTGCTGGACATCAGCCGGCTGGAGGCCTGTCAGATGCCGTTGAACATTCAGCCGGGTGATGCCGGTGAACTGATATCCCGGGTGGTGACGGCACTGGGTGTGCTGGCAGACGACGATGCAGCAGTTGTCTGGCATCCGCCGGAAGAGAAAATGACCGCTTTGTTTGATGAAGAAATCACCCGCCGGATCCTTGAAAATCTGTTGGTCAATGCATTCAATTTTGCCGGCAAAGAGGCCCGGGTCCGGATTTCTGCCGTTTCAGCGGAAACCGCCATAAAAATAATGGTCACGGACAACGGCCCCGGAATTGCACCGGAACATCAGGGCCATGTTTTTGAAAAATTCAGCCAGGCGCCCGCCGGACAAGATGATGCCGGCCATTCCACCGGTCTGGGACTGGCCTTTTGTAAACTGGCCATGGAAGCCCAGGGAGGAGAGATCGGTGTGAAAAGCGAGGTGGGAAAAGGCAGCACTTTCTGGTTTACTCTGCCGCATCCCTAA
- a CDS encoding DUF4113 domain-containing protein: protein MMKKKHMPVFALVDCNNFYVSCERMFNPGLEHRPVIVLSNNDGCAVARSNEAKALGITMGVPVFKIRHTVKQYTGIPVSIGMASSKTLAKVAAGIAKKSKKAAGVLDLTAPRFQDRALEMTPVEDVDVINQKMGANTVTYPATGVARDRSWETAFNHRSFAYTTDWHQLLTVGP from the coding sequence ATGATGAAAAAAAAACACATGCCGGTATTTGCCCTGGTGGACTGCAACAATTTTTATGTGTCCTGTGAGCGAATGTTCAACCCCGGACTGGAACACCGGCCCGTGATTGTTTTATCCAACAATGACGGGTGTGCCGTGGCCCGTTCCAACGAGGCCAAAGCCCTGGGCATCACCATGGGGGTGCCGGTTTTCAAAATCCGGCACACGGTCAAACAATACACCGGCATTCCGGTGAGCATCGGCATGGCTTCTTCCAAAACCCTGGCCAAGGTGGCGGCCGGGATCGCCAAAAAATCGAAAAAAGCCGCCGGGGTCCTGGACCTGACAGCTCCGCGGTTCCAGGACCGGGCCCTGGAGATGACCCCGGTGGAAGATGTGGATGTCATCAACCAAAAGATGGGGGCCAACACCGTCACCTATCCGGCCACAGGTGTCGCCAGGGACAGATCCTGGGAAACCGCGTTCAATCATCGCTCCTTTGCCTATACCACGGACTGGCACCAGCTGCTGACAGTGGGACCCTGA
- a CDS encoding GIY-YIG nuclease family protein, with protein sequence MAVWSVYLLECADQSLYCGVTTDLEARLVKHNQGTASRYTRSRRPVTLAAVRENLEKSAAFKLEYQIKQLPASQKITALKKLHG encoded by the coding sequence ATGGCGGTCTGGTCGGTCTATTTACTGGAATGTGCGGATCAATCCCTGTACTGCGGGGTCACCACGGATCTGGAAGCCCGTCTGGTGAAGCACAACCAGGGGACCGCCTCTCGATATACCCGTTCCCGGCGGCCCGTGACCCTGGCAGCGGTCCGGGAAAACCTGGAAAAATCAGCGGCCTTCAAGCTGGAATACCAAATCAAACAGCTGCCGGCCAGCCAAAAGATCACTGCGTTGAAAAAATTACACGGATAA